From the genome of Triticum aestivum cultivar Chinese Spring chromosome 1A, IWGSC CS RefSeq v2.1, whole genome shotgun sequence:
CATGGACTCGGATCAGATTTATAAAAAAGAACACACGAACTTGGGATCTCCTCCTCGATGCGTAAGGGTatggcgccgccgtcgccgctgccgccaCGCGCGGCCGGTCTTCTCGGATCTCCTCCTCGATGCGTAAGGGTACGGCGCCGCTGCCACCGCCACCACGCGCGGCCGGTCTTCTCCGTCCATCCGTTCTTGGGGTCCCCTGCTTCTGCTTTCCTCCCCGCAAGCAATCCCCGGCTCCTACCGACCCCGCAGCTTCATCGTCGCAGTCGCCACCACCGTCGCCTCCATGAACCAGCCGGTGCAGAAGAACACCCCCTACATAGGTACACGGTGGCACCATCCTCCCTCACTAACCTCTTCTCTGCCGCCGCTGTCCGCGCTCGGTCGCTCGCCAGCTGTTTGACGAAATTTCTCAGCGAGATGCGCATGGTTCGCCCCCGGCTGCTCTCCGGGTTGCTTCCCCGGTTGCGAAAGGACCTTGCCTTTTCTTGTTCCTGTGCGATGGAAAACTAAGCCGAGCTCCGTCCCTGCTTTCGTCGGCGCAGGTGGACTGGCGGAGGAGGGGGAGAGAAGATCCTGCATG
Proteins encoded in this window:
- the LOC123068750 gene encoding peptidyl-prolyl cis-trans isomerase E, producing the protein MRKGMAPPSPLPPRAAGLLGSPPRCVRVRRRCHRHHARPVFSVHPFLGSPASAFLPASNPRLLPTPQLHRRSRHHRRLHEPAGAEEHPLHRWTGGGGGEKILHAVFVPFRENKGVKGPLDQATQKHCSFGFFTFLERENTATSMDNMDGTEFFGRVLTVNYAFPEKIKGGEQGWAAQPVFVLSQGEKSATAAATCRGHVSVWTG